CCGTGAGCTCGCCGGCCCAGGCCCGCACGGCGGCCTTGACCCGCGCCTGAACCTCCGGCGGCACCGCGCGGGTGCTCACGTGGCGGCAGGCGAGCAGGGCGCGTCGCAGCGCGTCGCAGGCGCTTGCGCACGCGGGGCAGGTCGTGAGGTGGGCTTCCATGGCCGCGCAGTCGCCCTGGCTGAGATCGCCCTCGAGCTTCCGCGACCACATCGCCGACACGTCCGGGCACGTGGAGGGCTTCGCATGCGCGGGCGCGGGCGCCTCGAGCAGCGGCCTCAGCTCGCGCCGGAGCGCATCGCGCGCGCGGTGCAGGCGGCTCTTGACGGCGTCGACCGACACCCCGAGGGCCTCTGCCGTCTCGGGGGCCGTGAGCCCCTCCACGTCGCGGAGCATCACCACCTCGCGGTGCTCCTCGGGCAGGGCGTCGAGCGCGCGGCCAAGCGCCTCGCCGAGCTCGTGATCGGCGGTCTCCGCCTCCGGGCTCCGGCCCGCGTGCGGCTCGTCGGCCATGCGGTCGTCGCTCACGGGAGGCTGGTTCTTCAGGCCACGTCGTCGCCGCGCGCAGGCGCTGCGCGTGAGGGCGAAGACCCAGCTCGTAAGCGAGGAGCGCCCCTCGAACTCCGCGAGGTGCTTCGTGACGCTGAGGAGCGTGTCTTGGAGCACGTCGTCGGCGTCGTGGGTGTTCCGGCACATGCGCAGGCCGAAGCGATGGATCGACGGGGCGACGCTCTCAAGCAGCTCCTCCAGCGCAGCCCGTTCGCCCGCCCGCGCCCGATCGATCAGCGACTGCGATGGCACCATCGGGCTTCTATTGTCGAACTCGGGCGGTGACCAGGGGACGACCGAAGCGCCCGCCCGCCCCGCCCCACGACCGGCCCCTTCAAGGCCCAGGTGGGCTCGAGTTCCCGCATCTGGGCAGAGCCCGGGCGCCGCCTCGGGGCCCGCCCACGGGAGGACCCCACCGCCGAAGCCCATCTCCGCCCCGCGGCACGCCCGGGGTGCCACGGCCTCGAGGGCGCCACCGCGCACGGCGCGATCAGTCGCCCTCGAGGAAGCCCTCGCCGCTGGCGACGATCTGCTCGGCGCGCCCGCGCGCCTCCCCAGGCCATGGCTCGGTGACACACGCGAAGCGACCGTAGTCGAAGGGCTCGCCCGGCGCGCGGGCCACCGGAACGATGCGCTCCCGGAGTCCCTCAGCCAGGAGCTCGAGCGCGCGATGGTGACAGTAAGGATTGTTGCCTATTCGGCTGAAGAGGACGTGGGCAGTCCATGAGCAGCCTCCGAGACACGCCTCGGCGTAGTAGCAGGTCGCGCAATAGCCCCACAACGACTCCACACCTCGGCCGCGGTTGAACTGCAGCGGCGCCGCGCGCTCCCACACGTCGCGCAGCGAGGCGTCGCGCACGCTCCCACCCACGTAGTCGCGAGAGGGGAGCGACGGACACCCCTTGATGGCGCCGTCGGCCTCGATGCCCATCCCGAGCACACCCGCGCTGCACGGCGAGC
This genomic stretch from Myxococcales bacterium harbors:
- a CDS encoding sigma-70 family RNA polymerase sigma factor, giving the protein MVPSQSLIDRARAGERAALEELLESVAPSIHRFGLRMCRNTHDADDVLQDTLLSVTKHLAEFEGRSSLTSWVFALTRSACARRRRGLKNQPPVSDDRMADEPHAGRSPEAETADHELGEALGRALDALPEEHREVVMLRDVEGLTAPETAEALGVSVDAVKSRLHRARDALRRELRPLLEAPAPAHAKPSTCPDVSAMWSRKLEGDLSQGDCAAMEAHLTTCPACASACDALRRALLACRHVSTRAVPPEVQARVKAAVRAWAGELTAPGAPR